The Oscillospiraceae bacterium genome contains a region encoding:
- a CDS encoding ABC transporter, with translation MLKLKRYLKPYLGLLAAAVVFLFGQAMLELTLPNYMSDIVNVGLQQGGITQAAPEAINAQGMAMMQTFMSESDRAAVDAAYEPFAGSADADRLQKKYPGLAGEDLVLGADAQESGANAAFSRASYALVNVLKELSAAGEGDAAQAGETSGGSIDPAVMGRLAAALQQPQTAALVEKAVQQAAVTPDSMLSQTGMVFTKTFYQQLGADTDAMQTSYIWKVGLKMLGLTLLLTACAISAGFCLARLGAGVGRDLRRDVFHQVTYFNNSEMDQFSSASLITRTTNDITQVQNFLSMGLRMLCFAPIMGVGGLIMGLSKCLSLAWVLGLALVLMLGLILVLFSVALPRFKKMQHFIDRLNLVSREELSGLMVVRAFANQPFMQKRFDGANRDLTYNTLFVNRSMATMMPAMMLVMNGISLLIVWFGGKQIAASSLQVGDMMAFIQYAMQVIMSFLFISMMFIMVPRASVSAERINEVLSTENGVADPAQPARLPNPVKGVVEFKDVAFRYEGADANVLEHISFTARPGQTTAFIGSTGSGKSTLINLIPRFYDATEGTVTVDGVNVKELSQQELRAAIGYVPQKGLLFSGTIASNLRYGDENASDEALTESAAVAQATEFIDQLDQGMATEISQGGTNVSGGQRQRLSIARALVKKAPVYIFDDTFSALDFKTDAALRKALKGYTEQSTVLIVAQRVSTIMHAEQIVVLDEGRIVGIGTHEELLANCKEYREIAESQLSKEELA, from the coding sequence ATGCTCAAACTCAAGCGATATTTGAAACCCTACCTGGGGCTGCTTGCAGCCGCGGTGGTGTTTTTATTCGGGCAGGCGATGCTGGAGCTCACCCTGCCCAACTACATGAGCGACATTGTAAATGTGGGCCTGCAGCAGGGCGGCATTACCCAGGCGGCCCCGGAGGCCATCAATGCGCAGGGTATGGCCATGATGCAGACCTTTATGAGCGAAAGCGACCGGGCGGCGGTGGACGCGGCCTATGAGCCCTTTGCGGGCAGCGCCGACGCGGACCGGCTGCAGAAAAAATACCCCGGCCTTGCCGGGGAGGATCTGGTGCTTGGCGCAGACGCGCAGGAGAGCGGCGCGAACGCCGCTTTTTCCCGCGCCTCGTACGCGCTGGTAAATGTGCTCAAGGAGCTGAGCGCCGCAGGGGAGGGGGACGCCGCCCAGGCGGGAGAGACCTCCGGCGGCTCGATTGACCCGGCCGTGATGGGGCGGCTGGCGGCGGCGCTGCAGCAGCCCCAGACGGCGGCGCTGGTGGAGAAAGCGGTGCAGCAGGCCGCCGTGACGCCGGACAGCATGCTGAGCCAGACCGGGATGGTGTTTACCAAGACCTTTTACCAGCAGCTTGGGGCGGACACCGACGCCATGCAGACCAGCTATATCTGGAAGGTGGGCCTGAAAATGCTGGGCCTTACCCTGCTGCTCACCGCGTGCGCCATCAGTGCGGGCTTTTGCCTGGCACGGCTGGGCGCCGGGGTCGGGCGGGATCTGCGGCGGGATGTGTTCCACCAGGTGACCTATTTCAACAACAGCGAGATGGACCAGTTTTCCAGCGCAAGCCTGATCACCCGCACCACCAACGATATTACGCAGGTGCAGAACTTTTTGAGCATGGGCCTGCGCATGCTGTGCTTTGCGCCCATTATGGGCGTGGGCGGGCTGATTATGGGCCTTTCGAAATGCCTGAGCCTTGCATGGGTGCTGGGGCTGGCGCTGGTGCTGATGCTGGGGCTGATCCTGGTGCTGTTCAGCGTGGCGCTGCCCCGCTTTAAAAAGATGCAGCATTTTATCGACCGGCTGAACCTGGTGAGCCGGGAGGAGCTTTCCGGCCTGATGGTGGTGCGCGCCTTTGCGAACCAGCCCTTTATGCAAAAGCGGTTTGACGGGGCGAACCGGGACCTGACCTACAACACCCTGTTTGTGAACCGCAGCATGGCCACCATGATGCCGGCTATGATGCTGGTGATGAACGGCATCAGCCTGCTGATCGTGTGGTTCGGCGGCAAGCAGATTGCCGCCAGCAGCCTGCAGGTGGGCGATATGATGGCCTTTATCCAGTATGCCATGCAGGTGATCATGAGCTTTTTGTTCATCAGCATGATGTTTATTATGGTGCCCCGGGCCAGCGTGTCTGCCGAGCGCATCAATGAGGTGCTGAGCACCGAGAACGGCGTGGCCGACCCCGCGCAGCCCGCCCGCCTGCCCAACCCGGTCAAGGGTGTGGTGGAGTTCAAGGACGTGGCCTTCCGCTACGAGGGCGCGGACGCCAATGTGCTGGAGCACATCAGCTTTACCGCGCGGCCGGGCCAGACCACCGCGTTTATCGGCAGCACCGGCAGCGGCAAATCCACCCTGATCAACCTGATCCCCCGCTTTTACGACGCCACCGAGGGCACCGTGACGGTGGACGGGGTGAATGTAAAGGAGCTGAGCCAGCAGGAGCTGCGGGCCGCCATTGGCTATGTGCCGCAGAAGGGCCTTTTGTTCAGCGGGACCATTGCGTCCAACCTGCGCTACGGGGACGAGAACGCCAGCGACGAGGCCCTGACCGAGAGCGCCGCGGTGGCCCAGGCCACCGAGTTCATCGACCAGCTGGACCAGGGCATGGCCACCGAGATCAGCCAGGGCGGCACCAATGTGTCCGGCGGGCAGCGGCAGCGGCTTTCGATTGCGCGGGCGCTGGTGAAAAAGGCCCCTGTGTATATTTTTGACGATACCTTTTCCGCCCTGGACTTTAAAACGGACGCGGCCCTGCGCAAGGCGCTGAAGGGCTACACCGAGCAGTCCACCGTTTTGATCGTGGCGCAGCGGGTTTCGACCATTATGCACGCCGAGCAGATCGTGGTGTTGGACGAGGGGCGCATTGTGGGCATCGGCACCCACGAGGAGCTGCTTGCAAATTGCAAGGAGTACCGCGAGATCGCCGAAAGTCAGCTTTCAAAGGAGGAATTGGCATAA
- the trxA gene encoding thioredoxin, whose product MAVLNVNQENFEREVLGAAQPVLVDFWAPWCGYCRRLAPVVERLEKQWASKLLVAKLDIDEAPALAERYGIDTIPTLLVFQGGKAGEPLVNPGSMAQIEAWLAEGGVE is encoded by the coding sequence ATGGCTGTTTTGAATGTGAACCAGGAAAATTTTGAGCGGGAGGTGCTGGGTGCGGCCCAGCCTGTGCTGGTGGATTTTTGGGCGCCCTGGTGCGGCTACTGCCGGCGGCTTGCCCCGGTGGTGGAGCGGCTGGAAAAACAGTGGGCCAGCAAGCTGCTGGTGGCAAAACTGGACATTGACGAGGCGCCCGCCCTGGCCGAGCGATATGGGATAGACACCATTCCCACCCTGCTCGTGTTCCAGGGCGGCAAGGCCGGCGAACCGCTGGTGAACCCCGGCTCGATGGCCCAGATCGAGGCCTGGCTGGCCGAGGGCGGCGTGGAATAA
- a CDS encoding ABC transporter yields the protein MAGPRGGGHGPRGMMPGEKAKDFKGTMKKLLGYMKRFLPGIILVLVCAAASTIFSIFGPKILGQATTKLFEGLLAMLTGTGGIDFGAIGQILLFLAGLYVISALLSYVQGWVMAGVATKLSYSMRKDISSKIDRLPLAYFDRVQSGEVLSRITNDVDTVTQTLNQSLSQIVTSVTMMIGVLVMMLTISPVMTLVALCILPLSVIIVSVVVKKSQPFFRRQQEYLGHVNGHVEEMYGGHVVVTAFNGQEKSIENFNGLNDNLYHAAWKSQFLSGMMMPLMNFVSNLGYVGICVLGGFLTLNGSITVGDIQAFTQYVRNFTQPITQIANISNVLQQTAAAAERVFAFLDEAEEPADPAQKVDPAEIDGSVYFAHVHFGYVPEKTIINDFSAVIEPGTQVAIVGPTGAGKTTMVKLLMRFYDVSSGAILLNGYDVRQFSRSELRDSFGMVLQDTWLYNGTIRENIRFGRLGATDDEVLAAAKAAQVDHFVRTLPQGYDTVLNEEASNISQGQKQLLTIARTIISDPKILILDEATSSVDTRTELLIQRAMDKLTEGRTSFIIAHRLSTIRGADLILVMRDGDIVETGNHEELLAKGGFYAALYQSQFADMSE from the coding sequence ATGGCAGGACCGAGAGGCGGCGGGCACGGCCCCCGCGGTATGATGCCCGGCGAAAAAGCCAAGGACTTCAAGGGCACCATGAAAAAGCTGCTGGGCTACATGAAACGCTTTTTGCCCGGCATTATCCTGGTGCTGGTCTGCGCCGCGGCGAGCACGATCTTTTCGATCTTTGGCCCCAAGATCCTGGGGCAGGCGACCACCAAGCTGTTCGAGGGGCTGCTGGCCATGCTGACCGGCACCGGCGGCATCGACTTTGGCGCCATTGGGCAGATCCTGCTGTTTTTGGCGGGGCTGTATGTGATAAGCGCGCTGCTGAGCTATGTGCAGGGCTGGGTGATGGCAGGCGTTGCCACCAAGCTAAGCTATTCCATGCGCAAAGACATCAGCAGCAAGATCGACCGGCTGCCCCTGGCCTATTTTGACCGGGTGCAGAGCGGCGAGGTGCTGAGCCGGATCACCAACGATGTGGACACGGTGACCCAGACATTGAACCAGAGCCTTTCACAGATCGTGACCAGCGTAACCATGATGATCGGCGTGCTGGTGATGATGCTGACCATCAGCCCGGTTATGACCCTGGTGGCGCTGTGCATCCTGCCGCTGAGCGTGATCATTGTGAGCGTGGTGGTGAAAAAGAGCCAGCCGTTCTTCCGCCGCCAGCAGGAATACCTGGGCCACGTGAACGGCCATGTGGAGGAGATGTACGGCGGGCATGTGGTGGTGACCGCCTTCAACGGCCAGGAAAAGAGCATTGAGAATTTTAACGGGCTGAACGACAACCTGTACCACGCGGCCTGGAAGAGCCAGTTTTTATCCGGCATGATGATGCCCCTGATGAACTTTGTGAGCAATTTGGGGTATGTGGGCATCTGTGTGCTGGGCGGTTTTTTGACCCTGAACGGTTCCATCACGGTGGGCGATATCCAGGCGTTCACCCAGTATGTGCGCAACTTTACCCAGCCCATTACCCAGATCGCAAACATCTCCAATGTGCTGCAGCAGACCGCCGCGGCTGCCGAGCGGGTGTTCGCCTTTTTGGATGAGGCGGAAGAACCCGCCGACCCCGCACAGAAGGTGGATCCCGCCGAGATCGACGGCTCGGTCTACTTTGCCCATGTGCACTTTGGCTACGTGCCGGAAAAGACCATAATCAACGATTTTTCGGCGGTGATCGAGCCGGGCACCCAGGTGGCCATCGTGGGCCCCACCGGCGCGGGCAAGACCACCATGGTGAAGCTGCTGATGCGTTTTTACGACGTGAGCAGCGGTGCCATTTTGCTGAACGGCTACGATGTGCGGCAGTTTAGCCGCAGTGAGCTGCGCGATTCGTTTGGGATGGTGCTGCAGGACACCTGGCTGTACAACGGCACCATTCGGGAGAATATCCGGTTTGGCCGGCTTGGAGCCACCGACGACGAGGTGCTGGCCGCGGCAAAGGCCGCACAGGTGGATCACTTTGTGCGCACCCTGCCCCAGGGCTACGACACGGTGCTGAACGAAGAGGCCAGCAATATCAGCCAGGGGCAAAAACAGCTGCTGACCATTGCCCGCACCATTATCTCGGACCCGAAAATCCTGATCCTGGACGAGGCGACCTCCAGCGTGGATACCCGCACGGAGCTGCTGATCCAGCGGGCCATGGATAAACTTACCGAGGGACGCACCAGCTTTATCATTGCGCACCGCCTTTCCACCATACGGGGGGCGGACCTGATCCTGGTGATGCGGGACGGCGATATTGTGGAGACCGGCAACCACGAAGAGCTGCTGGCAAAGGGCGGGTTCTACGCCGCGCTTTACCAAAGCCAGTTTGCCGATATGAGCGAATAA
- a CDS encoding transcriptional regulator has translation MLNENIKAIRKSKGLSQEELAIKLNVVRQTISKWEQGLSVPDSDILLSISQALETPVSTLLGETVVESKVDDLKAISEKLEIINLQLAQRKTAGRNTLHWLLISASVVIAAIFAVLTALNSPYLGWDYADPETAVFGAAFHAFEWLFIRLAPMLLTGAIVGIFFTRTSIRKVNPSHKIHPNREA, from the coding sequence ATGTTAAACGAAAACATTAAAGCAATCAGAAAATCAAAAGGGCTTTCGCAGGAAGAACTCGCGATCAAGTTGAATGTGGTGCGCCAAACGATCTCCAAATGGGAGCAGGGGTTGTCAGTCCCTGATTCTGATATATTGCTCTCCATATCGCAAGCGCTTGAAACACCGGTAAGCACTTTGCTGGGAGAAACGGTTGTTGAGTCGAAGGTTGACGATTTAAAAGCGATCTCCGAAAAACTGGAGATTATAAACCTGCAGCTCGCACAAAGGAAAACCGCGGGAAGGAACACGCTTCATTGGCTGCTTATCTCAGCGAGTGTGGTCATCGCAGCAATTTTTGCGGTCTTAACGGCATTAAACAGTCCCTATCTGGGCTGGGATTACGCCGACCCTGAAACTGCCGTTTTCGGAGCAGCTTTTCACGCATTTGAATGGCTGTTTATCAGGTTAGCGCCGATGCTCCTTACGGGGGCGATCGTTGGCATTTTCTTCACACGGACTTCAATTCGCAAAGTAAATCCATCACATAAAATCCATCCAAATCGGGAGGCTTGA
- a CDS encoding thioredoxin reductase, with amino-acid sequence MEEKIYDTVVIGGGPGGYTAALYCARSGLSVAVLEKLAPGGQMATTGQVDNYPGFEDGVDGFELGEKMQRGAERFGAATLYDEVTGADLAAQPKRIETTGGTLLARTVVAATGASPRELGLPDEAALRGRGVAYCAACDGMMYKDKTVVVAGGGNSAVADALLLAKLCKKVYLVHRRDTLRASRVYLEPLKSSGVEFIWNSRVAGLVHEKKLTGVELEDVRTGERRTLACEGLFVAIGRVPDTGLLRGQVELDAQGYVKADETTRTSLPGVFAVGDVRTKPLRQIVTAAADGAVASKYIEDFLAQME; translated from the coding sequence ATGGAAGAAAAAATCTATGACACGGTGGTAATCGGCGGCGGGCCGGGGGGATATACCGCGGCGCTTTACTGCGCGCGCAGCGGGCTGAGCGTGGCGGTGCTGGAAAAGCTGGCCCCCGGCGGGCAGATGGCCACCACCGGCCAGGTGGACAATTACCCGGGCTTTGAAGATGGTGTGGACGGTTTTGAACTGGGCGAAAAGATGCAGCGGGGGGCGGAGCGCTTTGGCGCGGCGACCCTGTACGACGAGGTGACCGGGGCGGACCTGGCGGCCCAGCCCAAACGCATTGAAACGACTGGCGGCACGCTGCTTGCCCGGACCGTGGTGGCGGCCACCGGCGCCTCGCCCCGGGAGCTGGGCCTGCCCGACGAGGCCGCCCTGCGGGGCCGCGGCGTTGCGTACTGCGCGGCCTGCGACGGCATGATGTACAAGGACAAGACGGTGGTGGTGGCGGGCGGCGGCAACAGCGCCGTGGCCGACGCGCTGCTGCTGGCAAAGCTTTGCAAAAAGGTGTACCTGGTGCACCGGCGCGACACACTGCGCGCCTCCCGCGTGTATTTGGAGCCGCTGAAAAGCAGCGGGGTGGAGTTTATCTGGAACAGCCGTGTGGCGGGCCTTGTGCACGAAAAAAAGCTGACCGGCGTGGAGCTGGAGGACGTGCGCACCGGCGAGCGGCGCACCCTTGCCTGCGAGGGGCTGTTCGTGGCAATCGGCCGGGTGCCGGACACCGGGCTGCTGCGCGGCCAGGTGGAATTGGACGCACAGGGGTATGTGAAGGCGGACGAGACCACCCGCACCAGCCTTCCGGGCGTATTTGCGGTGGGCGACGTGCGCACAAAGCCCCTGCGGCAGATCGTTACGGCCGCGGCAGACGGGGCGGTGGCCTCGAAATACATCGAGGATTTTTTGGCGCAGATGGAATAA
- a CDS encoding translation elongation factor G: protein MSQPKKRITVGILAHVDAGKTTLTEAMLYAGGQLRRLGRVDHGDAFLDTDALERQRGITIFSKQAVFSLGELEVTLLDTPGHVDFSAEMERVLQVLDCAILVLSGADGVQGHTETLWRLLAQYQIPTFLFVNKMDLPGAGRSALLAELRARLSPDCVDFGAPDPAEEIALRDEALLEAYLAGRSLPTKEVAQLISARRLFPCWFGCALKLDGVAEFLRGLALYAPDPVWGQAFGAKVFKVARDPAGARLTYLKVTGGSLRVKALLRGDGWEEKADQLRLYSGEKYQLLDTAPAGAVCAVTGLSRTRPGDGLGAEAASAPPALEPVLHCQLLLPPGCDAHALLPKLRQLEEEDPLLHIQWNEASAEIRVQLMGEIQQEVLQSVIRDRFGVEVRFGPAAICYKETILAPVEGVGHFEPLRHYAEVHLLLEPLPPGSGLHFASRCGEDQLARNWQRLVLTHLAEKEHPGVLTGSPITDVKFTLVAGRAHLKHTEGGDFREATYRAVRQGLKMAQCQLLEPWYSLRLELPADCVGRAIADLQRMEAVFDPPDLQGERAVLTGRAPVAAVGAYAREVVSYTKGRGRLTLALQGYAPCHNAPQVIAAAGYDSESDSEAPTGSVFCSHGAGFYVPWDQVRRHMHVDSGLSFEKPRPALSPPVRTGPVHYAGTLEEDKELEAIFARTFGPVQHRDFLYYQNARQAERQQAAGPQAPVHDYLLADGYNLLFSWDDLKELAHRDLAAARQKLMDTLCNYQGFTQSTVILVFDAYKVPGGAGEVERYHNIYVVYTREAETADMFIEKATYGLAERHRIRVATSDGMEQLIILGHGALRVSAAAFQQEVATVEQRIRALIAPT, encoded by the coding sequence ATGTCGCAGCCGAAAAAAAGGATTACGGTGGGCATTCTCGCCCATGTCGACGCGGGCAAGACCACCCTCACCGAGGCCATGCTCTACGCCGGCGGCCAGCTGCGCAGGCTGGGCCGGGTCGATCATGGCGACGCCTTTCTCGATACCGACGCGCTGGAGCGGCAGCGCGGCATCACAATTTTCTCCAAACAGGCCGTGTTCTCTCTGGGCGAGCTGGAAGTCACCCTGCTGGACACGCCGGGCCATGTGGATTTTTCCGCCGAGATGGAGCGGGTTCTGCAGGTGCTGGACTGTGCAATCCTTGTCCTCAGCGGCGCAGACGGCGTGCAGGGCCATACCGAAACCCTGTGGCGCCTGCTCGCGCAGTATCAAATCCCCACCTTCCTGTTCGTCAACAAGATGGACCTCCCCGGCGCCGGCCGTTCCGCCCTCCTGGCAGAATTGCGCGCCCGCCTTTCTCCCGACTGTGTGGACTTCGGCGCCCCCGACCCAGCCGAAGAGATTGCCCTGCGGGACGAAGCCCTGCTGGAAGCTTATCTTGCAGGCCGCTCCCTGCCCACAAAGGAAGTCGCACAGCTCATCTCCGCAAGGCGGCTTTTTCCCTGTTGGTTTGGCTGCGCGCTCAAGCTGGATGGCGTGGCGGAATTTTTGCGCGGGCTTGCCCTTTATGCCCCCGATCCTGTCTGGGGCCAGGCATTCGGCGCTAAGGTGTTCAAGGTCGCGCGGGACCCCGCGGGCGCGCGCCTTACCTATTTAAAAGTGACCGGCGGCAGCCTTCGGGTAAAGGCCCTGCTGCGGGGCGATGGCTGGGAAGAAAAGGCCGACCAGCTGCGCCTCTATTCCGGCGAAAAATACCAGCTGCTGGACACAGCTCCCGCGGGTGCCGTGTGCGCGGTGACCGGCCTCTCCCGCACAAGGCCCGGCGACGGCCTGGGGGCCGAGGCGGCATCGGCGCCGCCCGCTCTGGAACCGGTGCTGCACTGCCAGCTGCTGCTGCCCCCCGGCTGCGACGCGCATGCACTCCTGCCCAAGCTGCGCCAGCTGGAAGAGGAGGACCCACTGCTTCACATCCAGTGGAATGAAGCCTCAGCCGAGATTCGGGTGCAGCTGATGGGAGAGATTCAGCAGGAGGTGCTGCAAAGCGTCATACGCGACCGCTTTGGGGTGGAAGTCCGCTTTGGTCCGGCCGCGATCTGCTATAAGGAAACCATTCTGGCCCCGGTCGAGGGAGTAGGCCATTTTGAACCTCTGCGCCATTATGCCGAGGTCCACCTGCTTTTGGAACCTCTGCCCCCCGGCAGCGGCCTGCACTTTGCGAGCCGCTGCGGCGAGGATCAGCTCGCCCGGAACTGGCAGAGGCTGGTGCTCACCCACCTGGCCGAAAAAGAACATCCCGGCGTGCTCACAGGCTCCCCCATCACAGACGTCAAATTCACGCTGGTGGCAGGCAGGGCCCACCTGAAGCACACCGAGGGCGGCGATTTCCGCGAGGCCACCTACCGCGCCGTGCGCCAAGGCCTGAAAATGGCCCAATGCCAGCTTTTAGAGCCTTGGTATTCCCTCCGGCTGGAGCTCCCGGCCGACTGCGTGGGCCGTGCTATCGCTGATCTTCAGCGTATGGAGGCGGTCTTCGATCCGCCGGACCTCCAGGGAGAGCGAGCCGTTTTGACCGGCCGCGCCCCGGTGGCGGCGGTGGGGGCCTATGCGCGCGAGGTGGTTTCTTACACAAAGGGCCGCGGCCGCCTTACCCTCGCGCTGCAGGGGTATGCGCCCTGCCACAACGCTCCCCAGGTCATCGCCGCCGCCGGGTACGACAGTGAGTCCGATTCCGAAGCCCCCACCGGTTCGGTATTCTGCTCCCATGGGGCCGGTTTTTATGTTCCCTGGGATCAGGTGCGCCGCCATATGCATGTGGACAGCGGCCTTTCTTTTGAAAAGCCGCGCCCGGCGCTTTCCCCGCCCGTGCGCACCGGGCCGGTGCATTATGCGGGCACACTGGAAGAAGACAAAGAGCTGGAGGCAATTTTTGCCCGCACCTTTGGCCCGGTGCAGCATCGCGATTTTCTCTATTATCAAAACGCCCGGCAGGCCGAGCGCCAGCAGGCCGCCGGGCCCCAGGCGCCCGTGCACGATTATCTCCTGGCCGACGGCTACAACCTTCTTTTCAGCTGGGACGATCTGAAAGAGCTCGCCCATCGCGACCTGGCCGCCGCCCGCCAAAAGCTGATGGATACCCTCTGCAATTACCAGGGCTTTACCCAAAGTACCGTGATCCTGGTGTTCGACGCCTACAAAGTGCCCGGCGGTGCCGGCGAGGTGGAGCGGTACCACAACATCTACGTGGTGTATACCCGCGAGGCCGAGACCGCAGACATGTTCATTGAAAAGGCCACCTATGGTCTGGCCGAGCGTCACCGGATCCGGGTAGCCACCTCAGACGGTATGGAGCAGCTCATCATCCTGGGGCATGGGGCGCTGCGCGTTTCGGCAGCCGCCTTTCAGCAGGAAGTCGCCACCGTGGAACAGCGGATTCGGGCGCTGATTGCCCCCACCTGA
- the ybfK gene encoding carboxylesterase YbfK, which translates to MNTIYNTPQGKQKIIALYDGQLSRLNAPYQDIYIDTSFGKTHLIETGNQGDPPLLVFHGGNATTAYNLLACRFLLDKFHIYAVDTIGHPGKSAETTLSPNNYDYGKWGGEVISGLGFQKMRCFGGSFGAGILAKTMCVAPEKIEKAVLHVPSGIKNAPAINLISMAFPMMLYWVTHKQKWLIKTILPMAVSQDNIDSDAFETAKCSIDNAKIKAGMPSNVVPRDMRKCLAPTLVLAGEKDCMFPAKRVIPQAEKIITNCTAYLLQGRGHMHRLTETEEQMILQFLM; encoded by the coding sequence ATGAATACGATTTACAACACACCGCAGGGCAAGCAAAAAATAATCGCTCTTTATGACGGGCAGTTATCAAGGCTGAATGCACCATACCAGGATATTTATATAGATACCTCCTTCGGCAAAACCCATCTCATTGAAACCGGCAATCAGGGCGATCCTCCTTTGCTTGTATTTCATGGTGGAAACGCAACAACCGCCTACAATTTATTAGCGTGCAGGTTCCTGCTTGACAAATTTCATATTTATGCGGTCGACACAATCGGTCATCCCGGAAAAAGCGCGGAAACAACTCTCTCGCCTAATAATTATGATTATGGCAAATGGGGGGGCGAAGTCATTTCCGGTCTTGGCTTCCAGAAAATGCGCTGTTTCGGCGGTTCCTTTGGTGCCGGTATTCTTGCAAAAACGATGTGCGTCGCACCTGAAAAAATTGAAAAAGCGGTGCTTCATGTGCCATCCGGAATAAAAAACGCCCCTGCCATCAATTTGATAAGCATGGCGTTTCCAATGATGCTGTATTGGGTTACCCATAAGCAGAAATGGTTGATCAAAACGATCCTTCCCATGGCTGTATCACAGGATAACATAGACAGCGACGCGTTCGAAACGGCAAAGTGCAGTATCGACAACGCAAAAATAAAGGCGGGTATGCCCAGCAATGTAGTTCCCCGCGATATGCGGAAATGCCTTGCTCCAACCCTTGTTTTGGCAGGCGAAAAAGACTGTATGTTCCCTGCCAAGCGGGTGATCCCGCAGGCGGAAAAAATAATTACCAACTGTACTGCCTACTTATTGCAAGGCCGGGGGCATATGCACCGCTTAACCGAAACAGAAGAACAAATGATCCTTCAATTCCTTATGTGA
- the eno gene encoding enolase: protein MKSELLIEQVTGREILDSRGNPTVEAEVRLKGGAVGRAAVPSGASTGEFEALELRDGDPSRYGGKGVRKAVENLEGPLAAALRGKCAAELWAVDEAMLAADGTQDKSNLGANAILAASLASARAAACAYGMPFYRFLGGAAADTLPVPMMNILNGGAHAANTVDVQEFMVMPVGAGSFSEGLRWCAEVFHALQTLLRQKGLAAGVGDEGGFAPDLAGDEHAIELILQAVERAGYEPERDFVLALDAAASEWKSGRAGEYRLPKSGAAFTSAQLVEHWTRLCEAYPVRSLEDGLDEEDWQGWQQLTAALGGRVQLVGDDLFVTNTARLLQGIKEGCANSILIKLNQIGTLTETIEAVRLAQRAGYTAIASHRSGETPDTTIADLAVALGTGQIKTGAPSRGERVAKYNRLLRIEQELGAAARWPGRGAFGWGRG, encoded by the coding sequence CAGCGGCGCCTCCACCGGCGAATTTGAAGCGCTGGAGCTGCGGGACGGCGACCCCAGCCGCTATGGCGGAAAAGGGGTGCGAAAAGCGGTGGAAAACCTGGAAGGGCCGCTGGCGGCCGCGCTGCGGGGGAAGTGCGCGGCCGAGCTTTGGGCAGTGGATGAGGCCATGCTGGCAGCGGACGGAACACAGGACAAATCGAATCTGGGGGCTAATGCCATACTGGCAGCCTCGCTGGCCTCGGCGCGGGCAGCAGCCTGTGCGTACGGAATGCCGTTCTATCGTTTTTTGGGCGGCGCGGCTGCCGATACCCTGCCCGTTCCCATGATGAATATTTTGAATGGCGGCGCCCATGCCGCCAACACGGTGGATGTGCAGGAGTTTATGGTGATGCCGGTGGGAGCGGGCTCGTTTTCCGAGGGGCTGCGCTGGTGCGCCGAGGTGTTTCATGCCCTTCAGACCCTGCTGCGACAGAAAGGGCTTGCCGCCGGCGTGGGCGACGAGGGTGGATTTGCGCCGGATCTTGCAGGGGACGAGCACGCCATTGAGCTGATTTTGCAGGCCGTGGAGAGGGCCGGCTACGAGCCGGAGCGGGATTTTGTGCTTGCGCTGGACGCTGCCGCCAGCGAATGGAAAAGCGGGCGCGCCGGCGAATACCGGCTGCCGAAAAGCGGCGCGGCGTTCACCTCGGCCCAGTTGGTGGAGCACTGGACGCGGTTATGTGAGGCATACCCCGTCCGCTCGCTGGAGGACGGCCTGGACGAAGAGGACTGGCAGGGCTGGCAGCAGCTTACCGCCGCGCTGGGCGGGCGGGTGCAGCTTGTGGGCGACGACCTGTTTGTGACCAACACTGCGCGGCTGTTACAAGGCATCAAGGAGGGCTGCGCCAACTCAATTTTGATAAAGCTCAATCAGATCGGTACCCTTACAGAAACGATTGAGGCGGTCAGGCTGGCCCAGAGGGCAGGCTATACGGCCATTGCCTCGCACCGCTCCGGCGAAACGCCGGACACCACCATTGCGGACCTGGCCGTGGCGCTGGGGACCGGGCAGATCAAAACCGGTGCGCCCAGCCGTGGGGAACGGGTGGCAAAATACAACCGCCTGCTGCGCATTGAGCAGGAATTGGGCGCGGCGGCCCGCTGGCCGGGTCGCGGGGCTTTTGGATGGGGGCGGGGCTGA